The genomic segment TCCTCCTGAGATCCGTCATGACGCCAAGGCAAGACGAACGGGACAGCCCCGCCCCACGGACGACCTATTCGCCGCCTCAGCCGGAAGGGCTGGCGCCCGCTCTCCTGCGCAACATCCGGACGCTGCAGGAGCGCCGAAGCGCCGCCGAACGCGAGGCCTCCCTGCAGGATCGCGTGGCCGAGGCGATCACGCGGTTCACGGGCAGCATGGCGTTCGTCGCCCTGCACGTCGTGCTGTTCGGCTTCTGGACCCTGGTGAATTCGGGCCTGCTGCCGATCCTGCCGAAATGGGACGCGTCCTTCGTGATCCTCGGGACCGCGGCATCGGTCGAGGCGATCTTCCTCTCGACCTTCGTACTGATCAGCCAGAACCGCATGGCCGCGGCGGCCAACAAGCGGGCCGATCTCGACCTCCACATCAGCCTTCTGGCCGAGCACGAGGTGACGAAGCTCGTCGCGATGGTGTCGGCGATCACGGAGCGGATGGGCATCGAGACGGTCGCCGATCCAGAAGTCGGCGAACTCAGCCAGGATGTGGCCCCCGACGCCGTCCTCGACGAGATCGAGCGAAACGACCGCGCCTGACGCCCCGGCCCCCAAAAGAAAATGGCCGGGCGAACCCGGCCATTTTCCGTTCTACCGATAGAAGGAAATTACTTCCCGCCCATCGCGTCGGCCTTCTGGATCAGCGCCTCGGCCATGCGGATCGAGGCGATGTCGATGAGGCGGCCGTCGAGCGAGACGGCGCCGCGGCCGGCCTTGGCGGCCTCTTCCATGGCTTCCAGGATGCGGCGGGCCTTGGTGACCTCGGCCTCGGAGGGGGTGAAGACCTCGTTGGCCAGATCGATCTGCGAGGGGTGGATCGCCCACTTGCCCTCGAAGCCGAGCGCGGCGCAGCGGCGAGCGGCCGAGGTGTAGCCGTCCGGATCGGAGAAGTCGCCGAAGGGACCGTCGATCGGGCGCAGGCCGTAGGCGCGGCAGGCGACCAGCATGCGGTTCTGGGCGAACAGCCACGGATCCTGCCAGTGCGTCTGGCGGTTGCCGGCCTCGTCCTTGTCGGTGAGCACGCTGTAATCGGCGTTGACGCCGCCGATCACGGTGGAGCGGGCGCGGGTGGAGGCGGCGTAGTCGGCGACACCGAAGGACATCGCCTCAAGGCGCTTGGACGAGGTCGCGATCGCCTCGACATTGGCCATGCCGAGCGCGGTCTCGATCAGCACCTCAAAGCCAATCTTCTTCTCGCGCTTCTTGGCCTGCTCGATCTGCGTCGTCAGCACGTCGATGGCGTAGACGTCGGCCGGCACGCCGACCTTGGGGATCAGGATCATGTCGAGGCGCGGGCAGGCCTCCACGATGTCCACCACGTCGCGGTACATGTAGTGGGTGTCGAGACCGTTGATGCGGATCATCATGGTCTTGTTGCCCCAATCCAGGTCGTTGAGAGCCTGGATGATGTTCTTGCGGGCCTGCTCCTTGTCGTCGGGCGCAACCGCATCCTCGAGGTCGAGGAAGATCACGTCGGCCTTCGAGGCGGCCGACTTCTCCATGAAGGTCGGGTTGGAGCCGGGAACCGCGAGTTCCGAGCGGTGCAGGCGCGGGGTGGCCTGCTGGATCAGGGTGAAGCTCATCGGAAATCCTCCGTTCTGTGAGACCGTCTTGTCGTGCGCGCGGTCACGCGTGGGGGTCGCGTGCCGCACTTGAAAAGCATCGTCCTTTTCCGAAAGCCGGCGGCCACCTTTCGGGACGATGTTCTATCTCGCGCGTCCGGGCCGGCCGTCCAGCCGGTCCCGGAACACGTCGCCGAGATTGTATGCATTATCCAGTCGCGCCGAAGCCGACGGCGATGCAGTTGATCGACAGCAGCAGCGCGGACTTCACCGCCTCGCGCTTGTCCTCGTCGGTCTCGCTGCGGTAGCGGCGCAGCAGCTCGACCTGCTCGCGGCTGACCTGATTGATGGTCGGAAGCCGCCCGCGCAGGCGTTCGCTGAATTGCGGGAAGCGCTGGGCGAGTTCGCTGTCGCCGGACACCCGCAGGACCATCTCCCGCGTCAGCGCGTATTCCGCCTCGATCATCCCGAAGATGCGCGCGCGGATGCCCGCGTCCTCGACGAGGCCGGCATAGTCGCGGGCGATCTCGAGATCGACCATCAGCAGCGTCTTCTCGACCTCGTCGAGGACGAGGCGGAACACCCGGCAATCCCGGAACAGGCGCCTCAGAAGGGCTTCGCCCGCCTCTCCACGCACGTCGATGAAGCTCTTCAGCCCCGAGCCGACGCCGTACCAGCCGGTGATGACGTGCCGGTTCTGCGACCACGCGAACACCCAGGGGATCGCGCGCAGATCCGAGAGCGACTTGGCGCCGAAGCGCCGGGCCGGGCGCGAGCCGATATTGAGCAGCGAGATCTCGTCGAGCGGACTCGCCGCCTGGAAGTA from the Methylorubrum extorquens genome contains:
- a CDS encoding conserved protein of unknown function (Evidence 4 : Unknown function but conserved in other organisms), which translates into the protein MTPRQDERDSPAPRTTYSPPQPEGLAPALLRNIRTLQERRSAAEREASLQDRVAEAITRFTGSMAFVALHVVLFGFWTLVNSGLLPILPKWDASFVILGTAASVEAIFLSTFVLISQNRMAAAANKRADLDLHISLLAEHEVTKLVAMVSAITERMGIETVADPEVGELSQDVAPDAVLDEIERNDRA
- the mcl gene encoding malyl-CoA lyase/beta-methylmalyl-CoA lyase (Evidence 2a : Function from experimental evidences in other organisms; PubMedId : 15188393, 16856937, 16926146, 17548827; Product type e : enzyme), with translation MSFTLIQQATPRLHRSELAVPGSNPTFMEKSAASKADVIFLDLEDAVAPDDKEQARKNIIQALNDLDWGNKTMMIRINGLDTHYMYRDVVDIVEACPRLDMILIPKVGVPADVYAIDVLTTQIEQAKKREKKIGFEVLIETALGMANVEAIATSSKRLEAMSFGVADYAASTRARSTVIGGVNADYSVLTDKDEAGNRQTHWQDPWLFAQNRMLVACRAYGLRPIDGPFGDFSDPDGYTSAARRCAALGFEGKWAIHPSQIDLANEVFTPSEAEVTKARRILEAMEEAAKAGRGAVSLDGRLIDIASIRMAEALIQKADAMGGK